The Fusobacterium massiliense sequence AAAATTTTCTTAGCCTGTTAGACTAACTATTTATTTTTGTATAGAAAAGTATAAAAAATAAATAGAGAAAATTAGTCTCTGACGTCCATATTAGTTCGAAGAGTCTGTGTTCATTCAGCTTGTAGAACTCATACGGCTGTCAAGAGACTTTTTTATGCTATGAATAGTAGACAGACAGGCTCTTTTTAGATATAATAAAAATTAGAATAAATAAAAAATGATTAGGAGGTTTTTTGTGTCTGGACATAGTAAATGGAATAATATACAACATAGAAAAGGTGCACAAGATAGAAAAAGAGCAAAATTATTTACAAAATTTGGGAGAGAATTAACAATAGCAGCGAAGGAAGGTGGAGGAGATCCTAACTTTAACCCAAGATTAAGACTTGCTATTGAAAAAGCTAAAGCTGGTAATATGCCTAAGGATATACTAGAAAGAGCTATAAAAAAAGGAACGGGAGAACTAGAAGGTGTAGATTTCACAGAGATGAGATACGAAGGATATGGTCCTGCCGGAACAGCTTTTATTGTTGAAGCTGTAACTGATAATAAAAATAGAACTGCTTCTGAAATGAGAATGACATTTTCTAGAAAAGATGGAAATCTTGGAGCAGATGGAGCTGTATCTTGGATGTTCAAGAAAAAAGGTTTGATAACTATAAAAGCAGAAGGAGTAGATTTAGATGAGTTTATGATGGCTGCTTTAGAAGCTGGGGCAGAAGATGTTGAAGAAGATGAAGGATATTTTGAAGTAACAACAGATTATACTGAGTTTCAAACAGTTTTAGAAAACTTAAAAAATGCAGGGTATTCTTATGAAGAAGCTGAAATAACAATGATACCTGAAAATAAAGTTGAAATAACAGACTTAGAAACAGCTAAAAAAGTTATGGCTCTTTATGATGCTTTGGAAGATTTAGATGATTCTCAAGATGTTTATTCAAATTTTGATATTCCTGATGAAATATTAGAACAATTAGATTAAGATAGAAATGTAGGGCTGTTGTGAAATAGCCCTTATTTATTATATAGGAAAGTATAAAATTAAATAGCAAAATTAGTCTCTGACGTCTGTATTAGTTCAAAGAGCCTGTGTTCATCGAGCTCGTAGAACTCATACGGCTGTCAAGAGACTTTATTTATCACATAGAAAATTATAAAAATTAGGAGTTATTATGATAGGAAAGTATTCTGATATATACCTTAGCTTAGAGCAACTTCCAAGCAAAACTTTGACAGATAGACAATTAAAAAATTTAAAATCTTTAGGTATAGTTAATGTATATGACCTTTTATATTACTTTCCTAGGGCC is a genomic window containing:
- a CDS encoding YebC/PmpR family DNA-binding transcriptional regulator; this encodes MSGHSKWNNIQHRKGAQDRKRAKLFTKFGRELTIAAKEGGGDPNFNPRLRLAIEKAKAGNMPKDILERAIKKGTGELEGVDFTEMRYEGYGPAGTAFIVEAVTDNKNRTASEMRMTFSRKDGNLGADGAVSWMFKKKGLITIKAEGVDLDEFMMAALEAGAEDVEEDEGYFEVTTDYTEFQTVLENLKNAGYSYEEAEITMIPENKVEITDLETAKKVMALYDALEDLDDSQDVYSNFDIPDEILEQLD